The nucleotide window CGTTTCAAAGATGTACTGCGAAAGCAAACTTGGCGTTATTGAATTGTCAATTGCGAGTACGGGTGAAATATCGTTTAAAGCACCACCTGCCGACATTGAAGGAATAGCAGCTGAAGCTTCAGCAGGTTACCAAAAAAGTCTTGGTTGCGAACCAGTTGCAAGCCCAAAACTTGTTAGAGTTGGGCCCAAATGGGTCGTATTTCTGGTGTCAGATGCTGAGAAATGTTATGGCGTTAATCCTGACTTCGCTAAGTTAAAGCACATATCtaacatttttgaacataCCGGACTTATCCTTGCAGGCTCTAAAAGTGGTTCGATGACAAATTTCGAAATGAGAGCATTTGCTCCTGCCGAAGGTGTGGACGAAGATCCTGTATGTGGCAGTGGCTCCTTGGCCCTTACCAGATATTTGCACGATCATTTCAAGTATAGCGAAACTACTCAAATCAATATAACAGAAGGAGGCAGACTCGGAAGAGACGGTCATATTAAGACATGCGTCTCAATCATTGAGTCAGAGACATCTTACTCGACAGGAGGAGACGCAATTACAATTATTAATGGAACTATTTCTATTTAATACTGTTacaacatttttttgtagtacataacttttttttgtgatGAACTTACACATGCAAAGGAAACCCGTATTCTCTGCCCTGTTATGCAACAGAACAACTGAATTAATAAATCTAAGAGGGCACCTAACATAGCCGATTATATTAACGTTACTGTTTGCCATAAATTATGGAGAGTGATGGCGCTACTGGAAGCATCAATAATGGTGACGCCGAAGTAGAAAGAGTGCCCATGGAATCATTcaagcaaagaaaaagggATACAATTGATAGATTTGCCCGACCAGGTGCTATTGTCCTACTTCTGGTATGGGGTACGGTGTTACTTCTTAGGAGTATACTGGCTTTGCGTGGTAATTCTAGTGGCGATGACAATGTACCAGTATACCATCTGCCAAATTCAAGCCACACGGATGAAGGCTGTTTGAAAGTTTCATTTGCAAATGTTAGAAACAGTACTTTTCAACCAGTTGTAAAGTCACTTCAATGGATAAGTACTCCTGATTCTGCTTATCATGACAAGGGCCTGTTTGTTACAATAGCAGATGACACCTATGTCGTGAGATCTGTGTTTGACGAAGACTTCTCTAAGGTGCTATTGAATGCAAGCACTTTTCAGTATGGAGACGTGAAGTATAACGTAGATTCATTGGTAGCATCACCAGACTTGAGTAAACTGCTCATCAGGACTAACaccatttcaaattggaGGCATTCAAGTTTTGGAACATATTTTGTCTATGAACATGAATCTTCTTCCTTCCATCTCATCGGCGATAACTTAGCCATTGCTGAGTGGTCACCtaattcaattgatatatCTTATGTGCAAGACAATgacatatatatatactcCACCAAACATTCAAAGACAACCAATAGAATAACCTTCGATGGAAGCGAGCTAATCTTCAATGGGAAGCCTGATTGGGTgtatgaagaagaagtatTGGAAGGTGATAAAGCGTTATGGTGGTCTCCCAAAGGAGAATACCTGGTTTATTACAGAATTGACGAAACTGATGTTGGTGAATTTTCCATTCCTTATTACGTCCAAGAGCAGGATGATATATATTCCAAGATAaggaaaatcaaatatcCGAAGAGTGGTACTCCAAATCCCATAGTAGAACTGTGGGTCTATGATCTCGCAAATGATTATGCGTACTCTGCCGACATCCAGGGTGGTCGCGAAGAGCCCGCATTTCCGCTTCTTTTAACGGAAGTAGCTTGGGTTGGAAATAGCAAGCTTATTGCAAAGACAACTGATCGTTCATCCGATATACTTTCTGTTTTCCTAGTAGATGCTGAGAAACAAGTTTCAAAACTAGTTCGTGAAAATTCATCAGATGGCGGATGGTGGGAAATTAGCCACGACATATTGCATATTCCAAAGAATGAAACCAACGGAAGACGCTATGATGGGTACCTCGAT belongs to Zygotorulaspora mrakii chromosome 1, complete sequence and includes:
- the DAP2 gene encoding dipeptidyl aminopeptidase (similar to Saccharomyces cerevisiae DAP2 (YHR028C); ancestral locus Anc_5.272); the encoded protein is MESDGATGSINNGDAEVERVPMESFKQRKRDTIDRFARPGAIVLLLVWGTVLLLRSILALRGNSSGDDNVPVYHLPNSSHTDEGCLKVSFANVRNSTFQPVVKSLQWISTPDSAYHDKGLFVTIADDTYVVRSVFDEDFSKVLLNASTFQYGDVKYNVDSLVASPDLSKLLIRTNTISNWRHSSFGTYFVYEHESSSFHLIGDNLAIAEWSPNSIDISYVQDNDIYIYSTKHSKTTNRITFDGSELIFNGKPDWVYEEEVLEGDKALWWSPKGEYLVYYRIDETDVGEFSIPYYVQEQDDIYSKIRKIKYPKSGTPNPIVELWVYDLANDYAYSADIQGGREEPAFPLLLTEVAWVGNSKLIAKTTDRSSDILSVFLVDAEKQVSKLVRENSSDGGWWEISHDILHIPKNETNGRRYDGYLDVMPVDGFNHLVYFAPVESSVPIQLTHGKWEVVNGPAAFDYQSNIVYFIATRESSTERHLYSVNLDTPKELKAITNTQDNAVYDVSFSAGSRFALLSYKGPDIPYQKIIDFQSYKHDKKIKGNVIGETLYYLEKNDALAARLSLYDIPPKTFQTLNLGKDENGYDIVANSFEILPNGFDPSLKDYYPVFFYAYGGPNSQQVLQSFSVGFNEVVASQLDAIVVVVDGRGTGFKGKEFRSLVRDNLGDYEARDQIAAAALYGSKSYVDSNKISLFGWSYGGYLTLKTLEKDAGQHFKFGLSVAPVTDWRFYDSVYTERYMHTPQENGHGYNQSAVRNVTAIAEATRFLLMHGTGDDNVHFQNSLKFLDLLDLAGVENYDVHVFPDSDHSIRYHNANIIVYDKLLTWTKLAFTSSFINN
- the YHI9 gene encoding Yhi9p (similar to Saccharomyces cerevisiae YHI9 (YHR029C); ancestral locus Anc_5.273); the protein is MAFILPFKQVDVFTNVPFKGNPVAVINCLNITEDQISSKQMQAVANWTNLSETTFIFKSSHPECHYKIRIFTPLNELPLAGHPMIGTCKAFLEFTETKNVSKMYCESKLGVIELSIASTGEISFKAPPADIEGIAAEASAGYQKSLGCEPVASPKLVRVGPKWVVFLVSDAEKCYGVNPDFAKLKHISNIFEHTGLILAGSKSGSMTNFEMRAFAPAEGVDEDPVCGSGSLALTRYLHDHFKYSETTQINITEGGRLGRDGHIKTCVSIIESETSYSTGGDAITIINGTISI